A genomic stretch from Desulfatitalea tepidiphila includes:
- the nifH gene encoding nitrogenase iron protein, with protein sequence MRRIGRRLHRASTKRRKNMRKVAIYGKGGIGKSTTTQNTVAGLAEMGKKVMVVGCDPKADSTRLLLGGLAQRTVLDTLREEGEDVELEDVRKEGYGGSLCTESGGPEPGVGCAGRGIITSINLLEQLGAYAESEALDYVFYDVLGDVVCGGFAMPIREGKAQEIYIVVSGEMMAMYAANNICKGIVKFAEAGGVRLGGLICNSRKVDNEQEMIQALADKLGTQMIHFVPRDNMVQRAEINRKTVIDYDPGHPQADEYRTLAKKIDGNDMKVIPTPLKIDELEKLLIDYGIAA encoded by the coding sequence ATGCGGCGGATAGGGCGAAGGCTGCATCGCGCATCAACCAAAAGGAGAAAGAACATGCGAAAAGTCGCCATCTATGGAAAAGGAGGCATCGGCAAATCCACCACAACCCAGAATACGGTGGCCGGCCTGGCCGAGATGGGTAAGAAAGTGATGGTGGTGGGATGCGACCCAAAGGCGGACTCGACCCGACTGTTGCTGGGCGGACTGGCCCAACGCACGGTGCTCGATACCCTTCGCGAAGAAGGCGAGGATGTCGAGTTGGAAGATGTCCGTAAGGAAGGCTACGGCGGATCGCTCTGCACCGAGTCGGGCGGCCCGGAACCGGGTGTGGGTTGCGCCGGACGCGGCATCATCACCTCCATCAACCTGCTCGAACAACTGGGCGCCTATGCCGAAAGCGAAGCACTGGACTATGTCTTTTACGATGTCCTGGGCGACGTGGTCTGCGGCGGATTCGCCATGCCCATCCGGGAAGGCAAAGCCCAGGAGATTTACATCGTCGTCTCGGGAGAAATGATGGCCATGTATGCGGCCAACAACATCTGCAAAGGCATCGTCAAGTTCGCCGAGGCCGGGGGCGTCCGACTGGGCGGGCTGATCTGCAACAGCCGCAAGGTGGACAACGAGCAGGAGATGATTCAGGCCCTGGCAGACAAGCTGGGCACCCAGATGATTCATTTCGTACCCCGCGACAACATGGTACAGCGGGCCGAAATCAACCGCAAGACGGTCATCGACTATGATCCCGGTCATCCCCAGGCCGATGAATACCGGACCCTGGCGAAGAAAATCGACGGCAACGACATGAAAGTGATTCCGACCCCGTTGAAGATCGACGAACTGGAAAAACTGCTGATCGATTACGGCATTGCCGCATAA
- a CDS encoding P-II family nitrogen regulator, protein MLMIRSIVRPEKVDNVLAALMEAGFPGVTKMSVVGRGKQRGIKIGEITYDEIPKELLLTVIKDQDKEFVIRTIIKAARTGEKGAFGDGKIFIVPVLESYTISSGVKENKDGTTEEVKI, encoded by the coding sequence ATGCTCATGATTCGATCCATCGTCCGCCCGGAAAAGGTCGACAATGTGCTGGCGGCCTTAATGGAAGCCGGTTTTCCCGGTGTCACCAAGATGTCGGTCGTCGGCCGCGGCAAGCAGCGCGGCATCAAGATCGGCGAAATCACCTATGACGAGATTCCCAAAGAACTGCTGCTGACCGTGATCAAGGACCAGGATAAGGAGTTTGTCATCCGCACGATCATCAAAGCGGCCCGCACCGGCGAGAAGGGCGCCTTCGGCGACGGAAAAATTTTCATCGTTCCGGTCCTGGAATCCTACACCATCAGTTCCGGCGTCAAGGAAAACAAAGACGGCACCACCGAAGAGGTGAAGATATGA
- a CDS encoding P-II family nitrogen regulator yields the protein MKEILAIVRLNKMNQTKRALAEVGLPSITARDALGRGKGIVDLQLLKGAERGYEEAISQLGQSQRLIPKRAILIVVPDELVGRTVKTIIKVNQTGKSGDGMIFVTPCLEAVRVRTGERGDAVLDDI from the coding sequence ATGAAAGAGATCCTCGCCATCGTCAGGCTCAACAAGATGAACCAGACCAAACGCGCCCTTGCGGAGGTCGGGCTGCCCTCGATCACGGCCCGCGACGCCCTTGGACGAGGCAAGGGCATCGTCGATCTGCAACTGCTCAAAGGCGCAGAGCGCGGATATGAAGAGGCCATCTCCCAACTGGGCCAGAGCCAGCGCCTGATACCCAAGCGGGCCATCCTCATCGTCGTGCCGGACGAGCTGGTCGGCAGGACGGTCAAGACGATCATCAAGGTCAACCAGACCGGCAAGTCGGGAGACGGCATGATCTTCGTCACACCCTGCCTGGAAGCGGTCCGCGTGCGTACCGGCGAACGCGGCGACGCGGTCTTGGACGACATTTGA